A genomic segment from Litorihabitans aurantiacus encodes:
- a CDS encoding nucleotidyltransferase domain-containing protein, whose product AERFPDATSVIVAGSTVRNERTASSDVDLLLLGPDGFLADGADSLAATYAHEGEAVEVFAYTPVGFERWAQRGVEQWRPVIVRMLLEGRVLAGDEVLEQLRERWAETYDRGPQPEDADVNLLRYAITDLVDDLADVTDDVERRVVAAELLRQVASLALITNHRWIGTGKHLSRELRRWDAVRAARLTDPYVAGDFDAFHAAAAAELESAGGRLRTGFTR is encoded by the coding sequence GCGGAGCGGTTCCCCGATGCGACAAGCGTGATCGTCGCTGGCAGCACCGTGCGTAACGAGCGGACGGCGTCGAGCGATGTCGACCTGTTGCTGCTCGGCCCTGACGGGTTCCTAGCCGACGGTGCCGACTCGCTCGCCGCCACGTACGCCCACGAGGGCGAGGCGGTCGAGGTGTTCGCATACACGCCCGTGGGCTTCGAGCGGTGGGCGCAGCGCGGCGTCGAGCAGTGGCGGCCCGTAATCGTGCGGATGCTGCTCGAGGGTCGGGTGCTCGCCGGCGACGAGGTATTGGAGCAGCTCCGCGAACGCTGGGCCGAGACGTACGACCGCGGCCCTCAGCCCGAAGACGCCGACGTCAACCTCCTGCGCTATGCCATCACCGACCTCGTCGACGATCTCGCCGACGTGACCGACGACGTTGAGCGCCGCGTGGTCGCAGCCGAGCTGCTGCGACAGGTCGCGTCCCTCGCGCTCATTACTAACCACCGCTGGATCGGCACCGGCAAACACCTCTCCCGCGAACTGCGTCGATGGGATGCGGTGCGCGCAGCTCGCCTGACCGACCCGTACGTCGCCGGCGACTTCGACGCCTTCCATGCCGCAGCGGCCGCCGAGCTCGAAAGCGCGGGCGGACGACTCCGGACAGGCTTCACGCGCTGA